The Acidobacteriota bacterium genomic interval TAGGGACTTGCGGAAAAACTCTTAGGCACGTCTAGGTGATTCCTCTAACACAAAAGAGTCAGTGGAGTCATGAAATTTGAGGGTCATCGATAGGATTCCAGACACGCCGGGCGAGGCGCCTGCACCGCGAGGCGTAGCTATTCAACGGAGCATCCGTGCCCTTGCCCGGCGAAGGCTTGCGATGGCCAACGCCTTCAGACGAATAGCTTGTAGAGCATCAGGTAGACAATCACGCCGGTGACTGACACATACATCCAAATGGGATATGTCCAACGCGCGAGTCGACGGTGACGGTCAAATCTGTTGGTCAGTGCGAAGATGAGTGTGATGAAAATCATTGGTACTACCAGTGCCGCGAGCACAGTGTGCGAAATCAGGATGGAAAAGTACAGCGGACGCGACCATCCTCTGCCTCGGAAGTGCACCGACCCCACATGAAAGTGATAGTAGAGGTAACAGCCGAAAAAAACGGAAGAGGTCACGAAGGCAGCGATCATGGTTGCGCGATGCCTGGCCACGACGCCGCGCTTGATGAAGTTGTGTCCGATGGTGAGCAAGATTGCGGTGGTGCCGTTCAGCGTGGCATCGAGTGGCGGGAAGATGCTGTAGTCGATCTGCAATCAGTTCAGGCCGCAGGTTGGGTTGTTCTGCGGTTTACCATCACGAACGCTGCGCAGAAGATTGCGACGGTAAATATCGCCAGAATCAGAAGGGAAGTTCCCAGCGAGAACTGGTTCATCGCAGCAGTAGCGGGGAAGAGGGCTGTGCGTAGCACGTCGAGTCCGTAGGTCAGGGGATTTAATCGCATTATCCAGCGAATCCATCCAGAGGCTCCGTTTACGGGGAAGAGCGCGCCTGAGAGCAGCCACAACGGAATCAGCAATAAATTGACGATTGCGTGAAAAGCCTGCGCCGATTCCATTCGCCAGGCCAGCGCGAATCCCAACGCGGTGAGCGCGAATGCCATCGAAAACACTGAGAGAACCACCAGGAGGAAATCAGACACTCCGATGTGCACGCCAAGCGCCGGCGCAAAGATTAGAAAGATCAATCCCTGAACCGCAGAGAGAGTCGTGCCTCCCAGAACTTTGCCCAGAACAATAACTGAGCGGCTTACGGGAGCTACGAGGACGGACGAGAGAAATCCTCGATCGCGGTCTTCGATCACCGACATCATGGTGAAGATGGAAGTAAACAGCACGATCATGAGCAGGGCGCCGGGGAAGAAGTATTGCAGGTAATGTTGATCGCCCGCTCCCGATCGATAAGACGTACCAAACCCTGATCCAATCACTAGCCAGAAGACCAGTGGAGAGAGAATTACTCCAACGACTCGGCTCTTTTGGCGATAGAAGCGGACGATCTCACGTCGCCAAAGAGAAACGATAGGCAGCAAGAGGTTCGACTTCTGGCTTCTCGTCAGGAGCGGAAATGTTGTGGCGGTTTGCGACATTATCTGTTCCGGATGCTCAACCCGTCCGCTACCGCGGACGGTTCTGTCCAGAAGCGGTGCCCAGTCCGTTTTACGAACACGTCTTCTAACGTGGGTCGACTCACGTTGATCGAACGAATCTCTCCCGGAAAGGCTTCCATTACATCAGCGGCGAAGCGATGTCCCTGGACTCGTTCCAGGCGAACTGTGTTTTCCTGAATTGAGCATGCGATGCCAAATCGATGCAGGATCCGCTCAGCCAGCCTTTCCGGATCTTCTGCTTCGAACTGAATCACATCGCCGCCGATCTCAGACTTCAATTCTGCGGGAGTTCCCAGTCCAACGAGTCTGCCCTGATTGAGAATGGCGAGGCGGTTGCAGCGCTCCGCCTCCTCCATCAGGTGAGTGGTCACAAGAATGGTTACACCTTCTCGTTCCCGCAGGCTGTCCAAGTACAACCACAAATCGCGACGCGCACCTGGATCGAGTCCCGTTGTGGGTTCGTCGAGGAGCAGAACCGATGGCCGATGCATCAGCCCTTTGGCTAGTTCGGCGCGCCGCTGCATACCTCCGGAGAGAGTTTCTACTAGATCCTTCGCTCGCTCAGGCAGTCCGACACGCTCCAGCATCTCGCTGATTCGACGCTTGAGCTGCGCTCCGCTCAGTCCGTACAGATGGCCCTGGTGCATCAGATTCTCGGCGGCAGTGAGCTTCACATCTACGCTCTGCGCTTGCGCTACCACACCGATTCTGCGACGCACTTCATTGGGCTGAATCACGGGATCGAAGCCGGCAATTCGTGTGCGCCCACTGCTCGGAACCATAAGCGTTGTCAGGATGCGGAAGAGCGTTGTCTTGCCGCTGCCATTCGGGCCGAGCAGGCCGAAGATCTCTGCTTGCCGAACCTCGAGCGAGATATCGTCCAGGGCGACACGGCTTCCATAATGATGGCCAAGCGATTCAACTTGAATCGCGGGACTGGCAATGATCTGAGTCTCCTCGTACGCAGAAAGCAAGGCCGAATTGGGACTGCTCTTCATCGCGCAACCCGGGAGTTGATCATCATGAGCGCGAACAGGGCGGGGAGGTAGAGCACGCTAGCACGGAGGAGCCCGCGAGCGAGCTTGCCCGATTCACCGGACGGCAAACCTGAGAGAACACGCGCAAAGCGGATAGAAAATACCAGGAATGCGATACCAAAAATGAGTGCACCGACAATATAAGTTCTTGTGACCATGTGCAGATAACCGGGGAAGAGGCTTACCGGTACCAGCATCATCGAATAAGCGAGAACCTCGCGCACGGTGGAGCGTCCATCTTCTTCAACGACCGGCAGCATGCGGATTCCGGCTCGACGGTAGTCTTCACGATAGAGCCAGGCGATTGCGTGGAAGTGCGGAAATTGCCAGAGGAACAAGATTGCGAACAGCACGAGCGCTTCCCACTCGACGCGTCCACGGGCTGCCGTCCAACCGAGAAGTGGAGGCATCGCTCCCGGCAGGGCTCCGATCGTCGTGCAGATCGGCGAGCGCATCTTTAACGGGGTATATACGCCAACGTACGCGGCGGCGGTGAGCACACTGAGAATTCCAGTTAGAACATTGGTAGTAATGGCGAGATAAGCTGCGCCAGCAAGAATGCAGACCATGCCTACTGCGGTCGCCTCAACGACGCCTATGCGTTGTCCCGGAATGGGGCGGCGTCGCGTTCGCTGCATGCGCCCGTCAATTTCGCGCTCGATTACCTGATTCATGGCCGCGGCGCCACCAGAGACTAGTCCGATTCCGAGCATGGCGCATAGGAACTTCCAGGAAAACGCAGGGGTTTGAGCCCGTTGAGCGCCGAGAAAATAACCGGTCCATGCAGTCATTACCACTAGCGACGTCACTCGCATTTTCAAGAGGATCGCGTAATCGCCAAGGCGTGAATACTTGCGCGGACGAAGAGGCGCCGGTCTCAGTTCTGTGGGTGGTGGAACTGCTTGGATAACGGCGCTCATGCGCTTATCGCCTTTCGTGCTATTGAGGACTCGGCGAGGGTTGCAGCATCTTTCACCAAATGTCGACGAACCTGCTCTTCCAGCACAAAACTGGTGGCCAGCAGCAGGGCTCCGATGGCTACATGGGTGACTGTGGTACTCACCATGCTTGGCAGAGGCTGCACCGCATTCTTGCCCCACACGACGCGCGTTAAGTACGCTGCGAATCCGAATCCGAGCTGGATCAGAAGCAGCGCAATCATGATCATAGCCGGCCGTCTAAGGGCGGCGATTTGACCGTGACGGCTCAGTACGCGAACGGCAGTCCAGGCCACGATTCCTGATGTGAGAACTGCGTTTATCAAATGGGGAAGAATGCTCATTCCCGAATGTCGAAAAGCCGCCCCCAGGAAGAGCTGCAGATATACAGCACAGATCGCGAGAACCGCCAAGGTACGTGTAGCCGGAGTGCCGTCATCAGCAAATTTCGCCGGGGACGATTCGATCCAACCCCGTCCAGTGAAGACAGCCAACAGCACGGCAATCGAGAAGAAAGTTTGTCCCAACGCTGCGTGAGCGCTCGATACGTACCAGGGCAGGAACATCAGCACAGTGAGTCCGCCAAGCGCGCCCTGGGCGACCACTGTTCCGATCGCCGCGAGACTCAAATTGTGAAGCCATTTCCGCGTATCCATCAAAAACGCTGCCACACAAAAGAGAATTGTAAGTAGACCGACGCCCTCGGCGATCATCCGATGCGTGTGCTCAAACTTCACGCCGCCAACCATTGGCGGGATTTTGTAAATAGAGCCGAACGACGTCGGCCAATCGGGGACCGAGAGGCCAGCATCCTCGCTGGTAACAAGTGCGCCAGCGACGATCAGAACAAAAATGCAGCAGGATAGGGCGATTGCAAAGCGGTGAAGACCGCTATGAAACCGGTTGGAGATAGCTCGTACGACTTCAGACCTCACGCGCTCTGCGCCTTCTTTCAGTATTGATGCGGGCAGGAAACAGTTATTTTAACAAAGCAATCAGCACTCAGCATTCGGCACTCAGCTACTGCGCGGTAAATGTAAAGTCGGCAGTCTTAGTGTCTTTGGCTCCTATGCTGATTTTCTGCGTCTGCTCGCCAGCGGCTTCGTGAACTGCGCCTATCGTGTATTCGCCCGGCGGCAGTCCTTTAATCTCGAAGCTGCCGTTTGCGTTGCTGATTGCATAGAACGGGTTAGCAGCCACATTCACGAAGGCTTTCATCCAGGGATGCTGATTGCACTTGAACGGCATCATCACTTCGGGATCGTGGAAAGTCGTCTCTATCGGAGCGCCCTTCGGCATTTGCGAGATGTTCCATTGCGAGTTGCTCGGCGCGTTTGGCTGCGCGTGCACGTTGTGCATCGTCAGATCACTGTTGAGAACCCGCAGTATTTGTCCAGCCATGAGCGCGAGCACATGCGGCTCGTAGCGGCAGCCTTTCTGATCGAGTAGGACAGGGTTAGCAGGTACAGCAAAGTTGCTTTCCTCCAAACCGGACTTGACGTACACGTAAACGTTCCCAAGTCCTCCACCTTTGCCAACGACGTATTGCTGGCTGAAGTTTGGCTGCTTGTTCGAGATCGTGCAGCCCGGATCCATACCCATATCGATCTCAACCGGGGCAGGGACGGAGCCTTGGAGATGAATCGTTCCATGAAGGCTGGCTGCGGTCGCAGGATCGACCGTCGTCAGCTTTCTCGGCGACTCGTTTGCTTTCGGCTGTTCCGTTGCCGGCATAGTACGAGTGTTTTGACTGCAGGCACTGAGAAAGAATGCCAGTGAAACTGCGAGCAGAAGGGACCAGTTCATTTTGGGCCGACGATTGCACTTTCTCGGAGTCGATTTGCTTCAGCTTAGCGAAAGCCTTGCAGTGTTGCTGCACGATTCGCTGAGAACATTCCTTTCTGGAACATTCTAAAGCGCTTACTGGCGTTGATTGCCTGCAGCAACCCCACCTCTTCCCCGGGGTAACGCCGAAATTTCCACAGGGTAACGCCGGAATATGCACAGCGTTACGCTCGCTACCTAGGGCGTAGTTCCAAAGCGACACAGCAGATGAGCCATCTGCCGAAATCGGACCGGGGAAGAAGTTCCGGGCAACAATCGTGTGCAAAAGCATCGCAAAATTATAGGCGAAATTAAAGCAAAAGTCAAGGGATGGCGAAGGTAGTGGGCGGCTTTCAAATCAGCCCACTACCCGAAGGACGTCAGCGAGGCCTTTAGTGCTCAAGTATTACATTAGGTTCCCAAAATGAATTAAGGAAGGGAGGAGCCGACTCAGCGGCTGGCAGCGGCCGGTTCCTTGCTCGTTTCCAATCCAGCGATCACCGCGTCGGCAAATTCGCTTGTGCCCACCTTGCCGCCGACGTCGCGCGTTGTTTTCTGTCCTTCGCGGTAAACGTGTTCGATCGCCGTATGCATGCGGTCCGCAGCGTCGCTCTCGCCCAGATGACGCAGCATGAGCACCGCCGATTGCATGACCGCCGTCGGATTTGCGAGATCTTTTCCGGCAATATCGGGAGCAGACCCATGCACGGCTTCGAAGATTGCGCACTCGTGTCCCAAATTTGCACCGGGTACTAGCCCTAAACCGCCGACGAATCCGGCACACAGGTCAGAGATGATGTCGCCGTACAGGTTTTCCATCACCATGACGTCGTACTGGTATGGATTCATGACGAGCTGCATGCAGGTGTTATCGACGATGTGTTCAAAATAGGGAATCTCGGGATAGATGTCTGCTGTATCGCGACAGCAGCGCAGGAATAGGCCATCAGTTAACTTCATGATGTTGGCTTTATGGATGGCGTGAACTTTTTTTCGCTTCTCGCGGCGCGCGTAGTCAAAGGCAAAGCGCGCGATGCGCGTGGAAGCCTTCTCCGTAATGATCTTCAGGCTCTCAACCACGCCAGGCACAACTTCATGCTCGATTCCCGAGTACTCTCCTTCGGTGTTCTCGCGCACAATCGCGAGATCGATTCCGGGATAGTTGGTCTTAATACCCGGCAGGTTCTTGATTGGTCGAAAATTTGCAAAC includes:
- a CDS encoding multidrug ABC transporter permease — translated: MSQTATTFPLLTRSQKSNLLLPIVSLWRREIVRFYRQKSRVVGVILSPLVFWLVIGSGFGTSYRSGAGDQHYLQYFFPGALLMIVLFTSIFTMMSVIEDRDRGFLSSVLVAPVSRSVIVLGKVLGGTTLSAVQGLIFLIFAPALGVHIGVSDFLLVVLSVFSMAFALTALGFALAWRMESAQAFHAIVNLLLIPLWLLSGALFPVNGASGWIRWIMRLNPLTYGLDVLRTALFPATAAMNQFSLGTSLLILAIFTVAIFCAAFVMVNRRTTQPAA
- a CDS encoding isocitrate dehydrogenase (NAD(+)); amino-acid sequence: MIHRVTLIAGDGIGPEVVNATVRVLEATGPKFEWESQLAGAEAYAKTRQYIPKELYESVERTRVALKGPVTTPIAGGFASINVTLRKKFELFANFRPIKNLPGIKTNYPGIDLAIVRENTEGEYSGIEHEVVPGVVESLKIITEKASTRIARFAFDYARREKRKKVHAIHKANIMKLTDGLFLRCCRDTADIYPEIPYFEHIVDNTCMQLVMNPYQYDVMVMENLYGDIISDLCAGFVGGLGLVPGANLGHECAIFEAVHGSAPDIAGKDLANPTAVMQSAVLMLRHLGESDAADRMHTAIEHVYREGQKTTRDVGGKVGTSEFADAVIAGLETSKEPAAASR
- a CDS encoding DUF420 domain-containing protein; the protein is MQIDYSIFPPLDATLNGTTAILLTIGHNFIKRGVVARHRATMIAAFVTSSVFFGCYLYYHFHVGSVHFRGRGWSRPLYFSILISHTVLAALVVPMIFITLIFALTNRFDRHRRLARWTYPIWMYVSVTGVIVYLMLYKLFV
- a CDS encoding ABC transporter ATP-binding protein: MKSSPNSALLSAYEETQIIASPAIQVESLGHHYGSRVALDDISLEVRQAEIFGLLGPNGSGKTTLFRILTTLMVPSSGRTRIAGFDPVIQPNEVRRRIGVVAQAQSVDVKLTAAENLMHQGHLYGLSGAQLKRRISEMLERVGLPERAKDLVETLSGGMQRRAELAKGLMHRPSVLLLDEPTTGLDPGARRDLWLYLDSLREREGVTILVTTHLMEEAERCNRLAILNQGRLVGLGTPAELKSEIGGDVIQFEAEDPERLAERILHRFGIACSIQENTVRLERVQGHRFAADVMEAFPGEIRSINVSRPTLEDVFVKRTGHRFWTEPSAVADGLSIRNR
- the cyoE gene encoding protoheme IX farnesyltransferase — protein: MSAVIQAVPPPTELRPAPLRPRKYSRLGDYAILLKMRVTSLVVMTAWTGYFLGAQRAQTPAFSWKFLCAMLGIGLVSGGAAAMNQVIEREIDGRMQRTRRRPIPGQRIGVVEATAVGMVCILAGAAYLAITTNVLTGILSVLTAAAYVGVYTPLKMRSPICTTIGALPGAMPPLLGWTAARGRVEWEALVLFAILFLWQFPHFHAIAWLYREDYRRAGIRMLPVVEEDGRSTVREVLAYSMMLVPVSLFPGYLHMVTRTYIVGALIFGIAFLVFSIRFARVLSGLPSGESGKLARGLLRASVLYLPALFALMMINSRVAR